In Zingiber officinale cultivar Zhangliang chromosome 6A, Zo_v1.1, whole genome shotgun sequence, a single genomic region encodes these proteins:
- the LOC121994811 gene encoding uncharacterized protein ycf23-like: protein MMILFLQICVSSVDPLAFPSAVEAGAQMVEIGNYDSFYEMGIQFSPEQILKLTRETRRILPSITLSVTVPHMLSLPDQVKLAELLEQEGADIIQTEGGKYSSPSKPGVLGLIEKATPTLAAAYSISRAVQIPVMCSSGLSAVTAPMALTAGAAGVK from the exons ATGATGATCTTGTTCTTGCAGATTTGTGTTTCCTCTGTGGACCCTTTGGCATTTCCttctgcagtggaagcaggtgcCCAAATG GTGGAAATTGGAAATTATGATTCTTTCTACGAGATGGGAATTCAGTTTTCCCCTGAACAG ATTCTAAAGCTCACTAGAGAAACTAGAAGGATTCTTCCATCCATTACACTGTCTGTAACCGTGCCACACATGCTTAGTCTCCCTGATCAG GTGAAGCTAGCAGAGTTGCTGGAACAGGAAGGTGCTGATATAATCCAAACTGAAGGAGGGAAATACTCAAGTCCATCAAAACCTGGTGTCCTTGGTTTGATCGAGAAG GCCACACCAACGCTAGCAGCTGCATACTCCATTTCCCGAGCAGTTCAGATTCCAGTTATGTGCTCATCTGGATTAAGCGCTGTCACTGCACCTATGGCTTTAACAGCAGGAGCAGCTGGTGTG aagtag